A single Acidaminococcus sp. DNA region contains:
- a CDS encoding NAD(P)H-dependent oxidoreductase, with product MIHAVIIFDSKTGNTAKAASYIAEGLEKSGHIKVSTFKIPDVDVETVKAADVVIFGAPTYMASLTGDMTSWLQKEGHGLNLAGKLGGAFATAQYIHGGADLVIQTLLTHAMVFGMMVYSGGSAKGKPVIHLGPVGMSPKMEDFADLFRTYGERMAEQAEAIYKK from the coding sequence ATGATTCATGCAGTAATTATTTTTGATTCCAAGACCGGAAACACGGCAAAAGCCGCTTCCTACATCGCGGAAGGATTGGAGAAGAGCGGGCACATTAAAGTAAGCACTTTTAAAATTCCTGACGTAGATGTGGAGACTGTCAAAGCAGCGGATGTCGTTATTTTCGGAGCGCCTACCTATATGGCATCGCTGACGGGGGATATGACATCGTGGCTCCAAAAGGAGGGTCACGGACTCAATCTTGCCGGGAAATTAGGTGGTGCTTTTGCCACTGCGCAGTACATCCACGGCGGGGCTGATCTGGTTATCCAAACGCTTCTGACGCACGCAATGGTCTTTGGCATGATGGTCTATTCCGGGGGATCTGCCAAGGGCAAGCCTGTTATTCACTTGGGACCTGTCGGCATGAGCCCTAAGATGGAAGATTTTGCCGATCTCTTCAGAACGTATGGCGAGCGCATGGCAGAGCAGGCAGAAGCCATTTATAAGAAATAA
- a CDS encoding MBL fold metallo-hydrolase, which translates to MSERLAENLWRLDIPLVGNPLKNLNSYLFVGERNLLIDTGFNEPTCREAMLQQLSELHVDLSHTDIFLTHVHHDHSGLSTFLHRPGCRIYISEIDGRRLSAIRDDELWKKRYHRCIFNGFSEEEVLALWGKNPAQTRGPEPFDDYTFVTDGEVLHYGGMALQCLFTPGHTPGHMCLCEGKKRWLFTGDHVLFRITPNICDWLGVKDSLGDYLVSLDKIRNLPAERLFPGHRVPLGTLRDRVDFLKEHHRKRLEGVMNIVEAHPGLTPYEIAGLMQWNIRARNWKEFPLTQKYFATGEAKAHLDYLTVRGKLTHEMQGERNEYFIVK; encoded by the coding sequence GTGTCTGAACGCCTGGCCGAAAATCTATGGCGGCTGGATATTCCTTTGGTGGGAAATCCGCTGAAAAACTTAAATAGCTATTTGTTTGTTGGGGAACGCAACCTGCTCATTGATACCGGTTTTAACGAACCGACATGCCGGGAAGCGATGCTGCAGCAGCTTTCGGAGCTGCACGTGGATCTCAGTCACACGGATATTTTCCTGACCCACGTCCATCACGACCATTCGGGCCTGTCGACGTTCCTGCACAGGCCGGGATGCCGGATTTATATCAGTGAGATTGACGGCAGACGACTTTCCGCTATCCGGGATGATGAACTTTGGAAAAAACGTTACCATAGATGTATTTTTAATGGCTTTTCTGAGGAGGAAGTCCTGGCTCTGTGGGGGAAAAATCCTGCACAGACGCGGGGACCGGAACCATTTGACGACTACACTTTTGTAACTGATGGGGAAGTACTGCATTACGGCGGAATGGCGCTGCAATGTCTTTTTACGCCCGGCCACACACCGGGTCATATGTGCCTTTGCGAAGGGAAAAAGCGCTGGCTCTTTACGGGAGATCATGTACTGTTTCGCATTACACCGAATATTTGTGACTGGCTCGGCGTCAAAGATTCTTTGGGCGATTACCTGGTCAGCCTTGATAAAATCCGTAATTTGCCGGCAGAAAGGCTTTTTCCGGGGCACAGGGTGCCGCTCGGCACGCTGCGTGATCGGGTAGATTTCTTAAAGGAACACCACCGGAAGCGTCTTGAAGGTGTAATGAATATCGTAGAAGCGCATCCGGGGCTTACGCCTTATGAGATTGCGGGGCTCATGCAGTGGAACATCAGGGCGCGGAACTGGAAAGAATTTCCGCTGACGCAGAAATATTTTGCGACAGGGGAAGCTAAGGCCCATCTTGATTATTTGACCGTGCGCGGGAAACTGACCCATGAGATGCAGGGTGAACGCAATGAATACTTTATAGTCAAGTGA
- a CDS encoding dicarboxylate/amino acid:cation symporter gives MDESRKKTMSLSLWIALAMVAGIVAGIAMWGSMGAKAAAAFTTAWLKPFGDIFINLLKFVVVPMVLLSIIDGVVQLGDVRKVGTIGVRTLIYFLITTAIACVIGLALGTAFESQFPVLSMAQNQAFKAKAAPTVMQTIVNIFPSNMWKAFSSASMLQVIFIAIIFGGGILLAGEKGKPTATLVRSMEEVMMKVMMMIISVSPVGVFCLMAWVVASQGPSIVTSLALVIGVAYIGYIIHAFVVYSLSAKFIAGMHPIDFFRGIMPAFLFAFTSTSSLATLPISMECADKMGVKREVSSFVLPLGATVNMDGTAIYQCVATVFLARCMGMHLTGTQLVTVVLTATLASIGTAGTSGAGTIMLAMVLEAVGIDPIYIGIIFGADRIFDMGRTALNVIGDISCSVCVNKWYNSGAVSMKQKSE, from the coding sequence ATGGATGAATCAAGGAAAAAGACAATGTCACTCAGTCTATGGATTGCCCTGGCTATGGTTGCCGGTATTGTTGCCGGTATCGCTATGTGGGGATCCATGGGGGCCAAGGCAGCTGCAGCTTTTACTACGGCCTGGCTCAAACCGTTTGGCGATATCTTTATCAATTTGCTGAAGTTTGTAGTCGTTCCTATGGTGCTTCTTTCCATCATTGATGGTGTGGTACAGCTCGGTGACGTCCGCAAGGTCGGGACCATCGGCGTCCGCACACTGATTTATTTCCTTATTACGACGGCTATCGCCTGTGTCATCGGGCTGGCTCTGGGGACTGCTTTTGAAAGTCAGTTCCCGGTTCTTTCCATGGCTCAGAATCAGGCATTTAAGGCAAAGGCAGCACCAACTGTCATGCAGACGATTGTCAATATTTTCCCGAGCAATATGTGGAAGGCTTTTTCCTCGGCTTCTATGCTTCAGGTCATTTTTATCGCTATCATCTTTGGCGGCGGGATTCTGCTGGCCGGTGAAAAGGGCAAACCGACGGCTACGCTTGTGCGTTCCATGGAAGAAGTCATGATGAAGGTCATGATGATGATTATCAGCGTATCTCCCGTTGGTGTTTTCTGCCTGATGGCATGGGTGGTCGCCAGCCAGGGGCCGAGCATTGTAACGAGCCTGGCTCTCGTTATCGGGGTCGCTTACATCGGCTACATTATCCACGCTTTCGTGGTATATTCCCTGTCTGCTAAATTTATTGCCGGGATGCATCCGATTGATTTCTTCAGAGGAATCATGCCTGCGTTCCTGTTCGCTTTTACCTCTACTTCCTCTCTTGCCACGCTTCCGATTTCCATGGAATGCGCCGACAAGATGGGAGTCAAGCGGGAAGTCAGCTCCTTCGTGCTGCCGCTTGGTGCAACGGTTAACATGGATGGTACCGCTATTTATCAGTGCGTAGCAACCGTCTTCCTGGCTCGCTGCATGGGAATGCATCTGACGGGTACGCAGCTTGTAACGGTTGTGCTTACGGCAACCCTGGCCTCTATTGGTACGGCCGGGACATCTGGCGCCGGTACGATTATGCTGGCTATGGTTTTGGAAGCTGTAGGTATCGATCCGATTTACATCGGCATCATTTTCGGCGCCGACCGTATCTTTGATATGGGCCGTACCGCTCTTAACGTCATCGGTGATATTTCCTGCTCTGTCTGTGTCAACAAATGGTATAATTCCGGCGCAGTGAGTATGAAGCAAAAAAGTGAGTAA
- the hydE gene encoding [FeFe] hydrogenase H-cluster radical SAM maturase HydE has translation MELDALLHKEELTRDDLVTMLGLTEEEDRQKLYDAAYALKLKYIGNVDYYRGLLEFSNRCIKNCKYCGIRRDNQEVKRFDTSREDILAMARWAYERHYGSLTLQSGERQDPEFIEFVEEILREIKKIGHGALGITLCVGEQTEETYRRWFKAGAHRYLLRIETSNPAFYAKLHPRDGHHEWTVRRDCILTLKKIGYQVGTGDMIGLPGQTLEDLADDILFYKKLKIDMIGMGPYVVHHQTPLGQEVLRNGGDSFEARKRRFILGLNMIAATRLCLKNVNIAATTALQALNPIGREMGLKAGANILMPIVTVPKYRAQYLLYDNKPCVSDTPDMCKNCLESRIHSIGERVGWDEWGDSPRYFTDHHTLLNRHQ, from the coding sequence ATGGAGCTTGACGCTCTTTTACATAAGGAAGAACTGACCCGGGATGATCTCGTCACAATGCTGGGACTGACGGAAGAGGAAGATCGTCAGAAACTCTATGATGCGGCTTATGCCCTGAAGCTGAAATATATTGGCAATGTGGACTATTATCGCGGTCTTTTGGAATTTTCCAATCGCTGCATTAAAAATTGCAAGTACTGCGGAATCCGCCGCGATAATCAGGAAGTAAAGCGCTTCGATACGAGTCGGGAAGATATTCTTGCCATGGCCCGGTGGGCGTACGAACGTCATTACGGATCGCTGACACTTCAGTCCGGGGAACGGCAGGATCCGGAATTTATTGAATTTGTAGAAGAAATCCTGCGGGAAATCAAGAAAATCGGTCACGGAGCGCTGGGGATTACGCTATGTGTCGGAGAGCAGACGGAAGAAACCTATCGCCGCTGGTTCAAAGCCGGGGCACACCGCTATCTGCTTCGTATTGAAACCAGCAATCCTGCATTTTATGCCAAACTGCATCCCCGGGATGGCCATCATGAATGGACGGTGCGCAGGGACTGTATCCTGACGCTCAAAAAAATCGGATATCAGGTCGGAACGGGAGATATGATTGGGCTGCCCGGTCAGACTTTGGAAGATTTGGCCGATGATATTCTTTTCTACAAAAAGCTGAAAATTGATATGATCGGTATGGGACCGTACGTAGTCCATCACCAGACGCCGCTGGGGCAGGAAGTCCTGCGAAACGGCGGTGACTCCTTTGAGGCACGCAAACGCCGCTTTATCCTGGGACTCAATATGATTGCGGCGACGCGGCTTTGCCTTAAAAACGTCAATATTGCCGCTACAACGGCGCTTCAGGCACTGAATCCGATTGGCCGCGAAATGGGCCTTAAGGCAGGAGCCAATATCCTGATGCCGATTGTGACGGTGCCGAAGTATCGAGCACAGTATCTTTTGTACGATAATAAACCGTGTGTGAGCGATACGCCGGATATGTGCAAGAATTGCCTTGAGTCGAGAATTCATTCCATCGGGGAACGTGTCGGCTGGGATGAATGGGGAGATTCACCCCGTTATTTTACGGATCATCATACGTTATTGAATCGGCACCAGTAA
- a CDS encoding APC family permease, which translates to MAGDKKDKFGLVSIVLLGINSIVGTGIFLLPNRAYALMGPSSLVVLLFDAFLAGCLALCFAETAGFFSRNGGPYLYAKAAFGDFWGYEVGVLKMFVSVIAWAAMAVGFATALGAAIPFFQGDTMKNIIATVMIGGLTILNIAGVKVSKILNNVMTVSKLVPLFVFIAIGIFFINGDNFTPFVPEHMADGAVANAAITMFFAYTGFEAIAIGAEDYKDPKKNLPRGIILTMVIVTILYMLVVGISIGILGPDLATDKAPIQSAFGRILGPVGMYFILAGTLCSMGGINMAESFYAPRGCTSLAEDGMLPEVLNKRTPWGTPWVASVVIAVLSILLAWSGSFTTLAAISAVSRFTQYLPTCLAVIVFRKKWKDRERTYKIPGGIIIPVIAILTSLWMLSNAKTTQLIWGLGGCIIIAPYYLVYANKKKKGLIKESKDE; encoded by the coding sequence ATGGCGGGAGATAAAAAAGATAAATTTGGTTTGGTCAGTATTGTTTTGTTAGGTATTAACTCTATTGTTGGTACGGGGATTTTCCTGCTTCCAAACCGTGCTTATGCCTTAATGGGGCCTTCCAGCCTGGTGGTGCTGCTCTTTGATGCTTTCCTGGCGGGATGTCTGGCCTTGTGCTTTGCCGAGACGGCCGGATTCTTCAGCCGCAACGGCGGGCCGTACCTTTACGCCAAGGCGGCCTTCGGGGATTTCTGGGGCTATGAAGTCGGCGTTTTAAAGATGTTCGTCTCCGTCATCGCCTGGGCGGCCATGGCCGTCGGATTTGCTACAGCACTCGGCGCAGCTATCCCGTTCTTCCAGGGGGATACAATGAAGAATATCATTGCGACTGTCATGATTGGCGGTTTGACCATCCTCAATATCGCAGGCGTCAAGGTTTCCAAGATTCTTAACAATGTCATGACCGTGTCGAAATTGGTGCCGCTTTTTGTTTTTATTGCTATCGGTATCTTCTTTATCAACGGCGACAATTTCACTCCCTTTGTACCTGAGCACATGGCTGACGGTGCCGTGGCCAATGCGGCTATCACCATGTTCTTTGCCTATACCGGTTTTGAAGCCATTGCCATCGGCGCTGAAGACTATAAAGATCCGAAGAAAAATCTGCCTCGGGGCATTATTCTGACGATGGTTATTGTAACGATCCTGTACATGCTTGTCGTCGGCATTTCCATCGGCATCCTGGGACCGGATCTGGCTACGGACAAAGCACCGATTCAGTCCGCTTTCGGACGTATTCTCGGGCCTGTCGGAATGTATTTTATCCTGGCCGGCACTTTGTGCTCCATGGGCGGCATCAATATGGCCGAGTCCTTTTACGCACCGCGCGGCTGCACGTCTCTTGCTGAAGACGGTATGCTGCCGGAAGTCCTGAATAAGAGAACGCCCTGGGGAACGCCGTGGGTGGCCTCTGTGGTCATTGCAGTGCTGAGCATTCTCCTTGCCTGGAGCGGCAGCTTTACGACGCTTGCTGCGATCAGTGCTGTATCTCGTTTTACGCAGTATCTGCCGACTTGTCTTGCTGTCATCGTATTCCGGAAGAAATGGAAAGACCGCGAACGGACCTACAAGATTCCCGGAGGGATCATTATTCCGGTCATTGCTATCCTGACGAGTCTCTGGATGCTCTCCAATGCCAAGACCACGCAGCTCATCTGGGGCCTCGGCGGCTGCATCATTATTGCTCCGTACTACCTTGTGTACGCCAATAAGAAAAAGAAAGGACTCATCAAGGAAAGTAAGGACGAGTAA